A stretch of Oreochromis aureus strain Israel breed Guangdong linkage group 11, ZZ_aureus, whole genome shotgun sequence DNA encodes these proteins:
- the prss35 gene encoding inactive serine protease 35: protein MGHIPFCVLFPVTVLAVVAVAAVDDEYTWPQWKVPLVRKRRTVPLSSPSFSTHPQPELSGTCGIECQHRLPSPSLEDLEQFLSYETVYENGTRTFTSISVQGLNQMTAWSRNASSSSRHKREVYGTDTRFTIADKQFSTKYPFSTSVKVSTGCSGVLVSPKHVLTAAHCIHDGKDYLDGVQKLRVGILKEKSRRGKGGRERGGRRKGRRRKGDTAQEDGQEKEENGGKGRGKGKSRKSRNRRSVESEKPSFRWTRVKKTQVPKGWFKGVSGGLAADYDYAVLELKKSSKVKHMDLGVISSVKKLPAGRIHFSGFDDDQPGNLVYRFCSVSEESNDLLYQYCDAKPGSSGSGVYIRLKEPGKKKWKRKIIGVFSGHQWVDVNGDGTQQDYNVAVRITPLKYAQICNWVHGESSECQVA from the coding sequence ATGGGCCACATACCCTTCTGTGTCCTGTTCCCAGTGACAGTGCTGGCTGTGGTGGCTGTAGCTGCTGTAGATGATGAGTACACCTGGCCGCAGTGGAAAGTTCCTCTGGTGAGGAAAAGACGTACTGTGCCTCTCAGCAGCCCAAGCTTCTCAACTCATCCACAGCCAGAGCTAAGTGGGACTTGTGGGATCGAGTGCCAGCATCGCCTTCCTTCACCTTCCCTGGAAGACTTGGAGCAGTTCTTGTCTTACGAGACAGTCTACGAAAATGGCACACGCACGTTTACCTCCATTTCTGTGCAGGGTCTCAACCAGATGACCGCATGGTCCAGAAATGCCTCGTCTAGCTCTCGCCACAAACGAGAGGTGTATGGCACAGATACCCGCTTCACCATCGCTGATAAGCAGTTCTCTACCAAATATCCGTTCTCCACCTCTGTGAAGGTGTCCACAGGCTGTTCTGGGGTTCTGGTATCCCCTAAACATGTGCTGACTGCTGCCCACTGCATCCATGATGGAAAGGATTATCTAGATGGAGTGCAGAAACTACGTGTCGGGATTCTGAAGGAGAAATCCAGGCGAGGGAaaggaggcagagagagaggaggacgACGAAAAGGtagaagaagaaagggagacACAGCTCAAGAAGATGGACAGGAAAAGGAGGAGAATGGCGGTAAAGGGAGGGGAAAAGGGAAAAGTAGGAAGAGCCGGAATAGGCGAAGCGTGGAATCTGAGAAACCATCATTTAGGTGGACAAGAGTCAAAAAGACCCAGGTTCCTAAGGGTTGGTTCAAAGGCGTGTCAGGTGGACTGGCTGCGGATTACGACTATGCTGTTCTGGAGCTGAAGAAATCCTCAAAAGTCAAGCACATGGATCTGGGTGTGATCTCCTCAGTCAAGAAGCTTCCTGCTGGGAGGATCCACTTCTCCGGCTTTGATGATGACCAACCTGGTAACTTGGTGTACCGGTTCTGCTCCGTGTCTGAGGAATCCAATGATTTGTTGTACCAATACTGCGATGCCAAACCTGGCTCCAGTGGCTCTGGGGTCTACATCCGCCTCAAAGAACCAGGCAAGAAGAAGTGGAAGAGAAAGATCATTGGAGTCTTCTCTGGTCACCAGTGGGTGGATGTTAATGGAGATGGGACGCAGCAGGATTACAACGTGGCAGTGAGGATAACACCCCTCAAATACGCTCAGATCTGCAACTGGGTCCATGGGGAGTCAAGCGAGTGCCAGGTAGCCTAA
- the LOC120442821 gene encoding clathrin coat assembly protein AP180-like, translating to MPSVTPQSTGGSTTGSTAGSMGTPVAVGGITAAPSATPPATKTIVGDLDTSLANLVGDLGVKKKDSQSEKKLTGGANWMPQVAPTSWATPGAPMTGATPGAPGVPGAAPPGAAMVPPMSAQPGFGMPPAAGPGAPMMQPMMGQPMMGQPMMRPSFTGVAGVAPGAAAPGAPLSPGPASQSPKKPKDPLAELDLKDFL from the exons ATGCCTAGTGTAACGCCCCAGAGCACTGGGGGCAGCACTACTGGAAGCACTGCAGGAAGCATGGGAACTCCTGTTGCAGTGGGGGGTATTACAGCCGCTCCATCCGCCACCCCTCCTGCTACCAAAACCATTGTAGGAGATCTGGACACATCGCTGGCCAACCTGGTTGGAG ACCTTGGAGTAAAGAAAAA GGACTCACAGAGTGAGAAGAAGCTGACAGGAGGCGCAAACTGGATGCCACAGGTAGCCCCCACAAGCTGGGCTACACCGGGAGCCCCCATG ACTGGTGCCACCCCTGGAGCTCCTGGGGTGCCAGGAGCAGCTCCCCCTGGTGCAGCCATGGTGCCACCAATGAGTGCACAGCCTGGCTTTGGCATG CCTCCTGCAGCAGGGCCTGGAGCTCCTATGATGCAGCCCATGATGGGGCAGCCTATGATGGGACAGCCCATGATGAGACCTTCCTTCACTGGGGTGGCCGGAGTTGCACCCGGAGCTGCTGCACCAGGAGCACCG CTTTCTCCAGGACCTGCAAGCCAGAGCCCCAAGAAGCCCAAGGACCCATTGGCAGAACTTGACCTCAAGGACTTCTTATAA